The Reichenbachiella carrageenanivorans region ATATTTAACCAAATCCATATTGTTTTGTGAGACCTCTGCCCAAGCACCATCAAACTTCAGGTGAACTAAACCCGCAGGAGACACATTGCCAATAACAGCACCCGTCACATATTCTGCCAAGTAGGTAATGGCAGGATTGTGCGCCACGATAACCACTTTATTATTTTTATCTTCCAACTCATTAATCACCCTAAGAAGTATCCTTGTAGACGACTCATATAAGTCCTCATCATAGTCTACATTCACGGGATCATAACCCAGTTGTTCAGCGAGCATAGCGGTAGTAGTACGCGTTCTCACTGCCGTACTCGAAAGGATCAAATCTGGCGTACCAAGCAAATCAACCATCATCTTACCTAGTTTAGACGCGTCAATTTCACCATCCGCCGTAAGCGGTCTTTCGATATCCTTAATATCAAAATTAGTAGCGTCTGCTTCTGCGTGCCTTACCAAAAAAAGTTCTTTGTTCATGTGATGTAATCCGTCTTACAAATGGGCAATTTATTTAGAAATCTAATTTTCGTATTTGCTAAAATCAATTTTTTTTAATCATCTTTGGCGCTTTTAGGAATTAATTTTGAATTCTATGTCGAAGAATCTGGTAATAGTAGAGTCGCCCGCCAAGGCGAAAACGATCGAGGGGTATTTGGGTAAAGACTACAAAGTAGCATCTAGCTACGGCCACGTCCGAGACTTACAAAAAGGCAATAACGCCATCGACATAGCAAACGGGTTTACCCCTACTTATGAAGTATCTAAAGACAAAAAGGAAGTCATTAGAGACTTAAAAAAATTAGCCAAAGCCGCCGACACTATCTATCTAGCAAGTGATGATGACCGCGAAGGAGAAGCCATCTCTTGGCACTTACAAGAGACTTTGAAATTGGAGGAATCCAAAACCAAGCGAATTGTATTTCATGAAATTACTAAAAATGCAATCAGCAAGGCCATCAATAATCCTCGTGCACTCAATGTAGATTTAGTGAATGCGCAACAAGCCAGACGCGTACTGGATCGTTTGGTCGGATTTGAGCTTTCTCCTATTCTTTGGAAAAAGATAAAAACAGGTTTGTCTGCAGGACGGGTTCAGTCTGTAGCCGTACGGCTGGTCGTAGACAGAGAGCGAGAAATTGATGCGCATCAGGCCGTATCCGCATTCAAGGTCACTGCAGAATTCTCTTTAGATAAAGGTAAAATACTCAGTGCCGAACTGCCTGCTAAATTCAAAACAAAAGAAGAAGCCGAAACATTTGTAAATGACTGTGTAGGTGCTTCGTACGACATTAAAAATTTGGAGAAAAAGCCAGGAAAAAAAACACCTGCACCTCCATTTACCACCTCTACCATACAGCAGGAGGCCAGTAGAAAATTAGGATTTTCTGTAGCTCGTACCATGAGCGTAGCTCAGAAACTATACGAAGCTGGTAAAATCTCCTATATGAGAACTGATTCATTGAACCTATCTGACGAAGCTATAGCAGGTGCTAAAAATGAAATTACTAGCAGCTACGGTGAGCATTTCGTAAAAACCCGAAAATACAAAACCAAAAATGCCTCAGCACAAGAAGCTCACGAAGCCATTCGGCCAACCAACTTCTCTGACCGATCTGCTGGTAGCGACGACAGTGAAAGAAGGCTTTATGAACTGATCTGGAAACGCGCCATTGCCTCACAAATGGCGGATGCTGAAATAGAAAAAACAGTAGCTACCATAGGCATATCTACTCGAAAAGAACACCTTACAGCCACTGGTGAAGTGGTGAAGTTTGAAGGTTTCTTGACCGTATATACCGAATCTACAGACGACGATACCGAGGAAGAAGAAAACAAAGGCATGTTGCCTCCTTTGGAAATCGGACAAGATCTGGATTTGAATATCATGAAGGCTAAAGAAGGCTTTACACGTCATGCAGCCAGATATACTGAGGCAAGCTTGGTGAAGAAAATGGAAGAGATGGGCATCGGAAGGCCGTCTACATATGCTCCAACTATCTCCACCATTCAACGACGTGAATACGTTGTCAAAGAAGCAAGAGATGGGCACGAAAGAAAATACGCCGAAATTACTTTACAAAATGACAAAGTAGTGTCAAGTGAAAAAACTGAAATCACTGGCGCAGAAAAGAACAAACTCTTCCCTACCAACATTGCCATGATTGTCAATGACTTTTTGGTAGACTACTTCCCTAATGTGATCGATTACTCTTTTACGGCCAACGTAGAAAAGGAATTTGACGAAATCGCTCATGGGCTGAAAAATTGGAATGCGATGATCGAATCGTTTTATGGAGGATTTCACAAAACGGTAGAAGAGACTGAGCAAGTAGAAAGATCTGAAATAGGTAAAGTACGTGAGCTAGGTGATGATCCTGCCACAGGAAAACCTATTATCGCTCGCATGGGCAGATTTGGTGCCATGGTACAAATGGGAGAAACCAGCGAAGATGAAGAAGCTGAAAAACCTAAATATGCTAGCCTAAGAAAAGGACAGTTTTTAGACAACATCACTTTGGAAGATGCTTTGGAGTTATTCAAACTTCCTCGTCAAGTAGGTGAATTAGAAGACAAAGTCATGACAGCAGCCATCGGTAGGTTTGGTCCATATATCCGTCACGATGGCAAATTTGTGTCTATCCCCAAGGATATGGATCCATTGCAGATCACCGCTGATGAAGCGGTTGAATTGATCATGGCAAAAAGAAAATCTGATGCCGAGAAATTCATCAAAGGTTTTGACGAAAACCCTGATGTACAAGTACTTAATGGCAGATGGGGGCCATATATCAAGTTTGAAAAGAAAAATGTAAAAATCCCTAAGGACAAAGAACCAACAGAGCTGACCTATGCCGAATGTGTAGATCTGGCTGAGAAAACTCCAGATAAAAAAGGCCGTGGAGCAACAGCTAAGAAAAAAGCCCCCGCTAAAACTACCGCCAAAGCAACAAAACCGAAAGCTACAAAACCCAAAACAACTAAGGCTAAGAAAAAGTAAGACCGCCTACACGAGCAAATTCACATCTCGAATCAAAATACGTCGTCGATCAAAATTGATGACGTTTTTTTCTTTAAGTTGATTTAAAGTAGTTGTCACCGTCTGGCGAGAAGTGCCGGTCAGATTAGCAATATCTTTATGAGTGAAGTTGTTTTGAATCAAGGTTTCAAAACCTACTTTCTGTCCACTTTCAATGGCCAATTCTTTCAAAAATTCTACAATTCTAGTTCGAGAATCTTTCGAAGTAATCGCCTCCATACGCTTATCGAGCTTTTCTATTCTACGCCCCATAAGCCCCAGTATATAAGCAAATAGCGTTTCGTCTAATTTGGCTGCGTCTAACAACTCACGTACAACTAGCACACGTACAATAGCATCTTTTGACATAACACGAGCATATTCTGTCCGCCTAGGCTGCCCTGCCAAAGACATCTCCCCAAACACACTACCTTCACTCAAAATAGACTTAACGACCTCTTCTCCATCCCTCCCTTCTTTAGCCACCTTCACACTCCCCTTTTCTATAAAGTAAATCAAGTCTGACGGTTCGTTAGCCTTAAACACGTAATCATCTTTTTGGTAAATGATTTGACTAGATGAAAGAATTTTTTCACCAAACTCTAATAGTATATCTGCTCCGTTGTGTTTCATATGTTTGTGATATTGTGATTTCTATCAACTGATTATATAAACACCCTAATAAAGGCTTACCACTACTTGAAGTGACAGTAGATTTTTCTTTATTTCCATATGGCATTGGGTTTATATACATCAGATTTATATTTGCGGCAGATTTAGCGCAATGACCTATTTATATTTAAAATCCCTGCATATCATCTTTGTTGTCACCTGGTTTGCCGGCTTATTTTATATGGTCAGGTTATTCATTTATACGACAGAGGCTCACCATCAAGAAGAGCCTAAAAGGAGCATCCTACTAGAGCAATTGCTTTTGATGCAAAAAAGACTGTGGTACATCATCGCATGGCCTTCTGCTATCATCACACTTATAGCAGGTACATGGCTAGCCATAGAAAGTGGTTTCTGGACTATGCCATGGTTTCACCTGAAGGTTTTGTTTGTGATTGGATTATTTCTTTACCACATCCTTTGTCAAAAACTGTATACTCAAATGACAAAAGGCTTATTCAAATATTCCTCTGTTCAATTACGCATTTGGAATGAAGTAGCCACACTTTTTCTCTTTGCCATCGTATTTATCGTGGTACTCAAGAGCACACTGAGTTGGATATGGGGAGTCATTGGCCTTGTCCTTATCGGCATATTACTCATGCTCGGCATTAAGATTTATAAAAAAATAAGAAATGATTAAAAACACATTCCCATCCCTTCTTCTGATTTCAATTCTCCTTTCTTGTAGTCAGCCTTATGGCAAAAACGAACTCCCTGTAATGGGCAGGCAACAAATCGTAGAAAAAGAAGTGAACGGACAAATAGTCATGGATACAGTAGATCACATGATCGCTGATTTTGCTTTCTATGATCAAGACAGTACATTGATCTCCAACGAGACTTTCAAAAATAAAATCTATATAGCTGATTTTTTCTTTACTTCTTGTCCTACCATCTGTCCAAAAATGAAAAAGCAACTACTCAGAGTGTATGAAAAATTTGAAGACACTCCAGAGGTTGCCATATTATCACACACCATCGATCCTAAATATGACAACGTGCAAGTACTCCACGACTATGCCAATGCTTTAGGTGTGAATAGTGCCAAGTGGCATTTTGTGACAGGAGAAGAAAAGGACATTTACCACATTGGAGAAAAGAGCTATATGGTAACTGCTGGCGAAGATAGCGAAGCACCAGGAGGGTATATTCATAGCGGAGCCTTTCTATTAATAGATAATCAACGCAGAATACGTGGCGTATATGATGGAACCATGGAAAACCAAGTAGATTTATTGCTCGCTGATATATCGGTACTCCTCAAAGAAATACGAAAATGATCCGAACCGCTGCTTTCATTTTTGGTTTGTTTCTATCCTCTCTATTGTTCAGTTGTCGCTCAGACAATCGCTATTCGGGACGTGAGGCAATCAAATATGACCAATACTTATTCCAAGGAGAACAATTGTATCAAGCTCATTGCTTGAATTGCCATCAAAAAGACGGCACAGGACTAGGCAAACTCATTCCTCCGCTCACGACAGATTTCATCACCTCAGAAATGGATTTGGTAATCTGTAGCATCAAACATGGCCTAAATGGCCCTATAGAAGTGAATGGCATCACCTACAACGGAGAGATGCCTAGCAACCCTCGACTCACTCCATTAGAAATAGCCGAAATAATGACCTACATCACCAACACGTGGGGTAACGAATACGGAATGGTTAATATTTCAAAAGTGGAAAAGGCCTTAGCCAACTGCAATTAGTCTTTTGAAAGATATGCTTCGGCTTCTTTTTTAGCATTTAGCATATCGTCTTTCACTTGCTGGATCAGTTTACGCTGTTCAGTCAAATATTGCATTGCTTCGTCATGCGGAGTCCCATCTTCTATTTGCTCAAAATTTCGCATCCACACCATCATGCCTTCATTTGCATTGGTGAGTTGCTCAGAAAGGCTTCTTATCTCAGCCACTTGAGTAGAATGATCAGCTAACGAATCGGCAATCAAGGAATCCGCTTGCTGAGACAACTCTTGGGCGAGCCCTCTTAGTTTATCCATCTTAGGCATCACGTCGTCATGTACTAGCATGACCTCTCCAAACAATGCCTGTTGTTCCTTCTTTTCAGAACCACATCCAACGACAGTTAATAGCAAAAAGAAAAGAGCTAAGGCAAAATGCGATTTACGAGTCATAGAAGTCATATCAGTGTAATAAAAAGTTATCATGCAATTTAAGATCACAAATTTATCATTTCAAAACATACGACACTGCAAAACATACATTAGTCTATATATTTTGATAAAGCGCAGATTATCAGTAAATTGAATAATTGAGACAAATAAAAATTACTAGCTATGGTTTCTATTCTGTTATTTTTCTCCATTGGGACATTGTGTGTTTGCTATTTTAGATATAAATCAATTTTGAAAAAACAGCATCACAATTAATCCTTCGAATTACCCCTATCCTCAACCTCCCTTAGAATGCGATCTATTTGCTTTAGATGGTGACTGAAATGGTGATCCAAAAAAGCCACTGTCTGAAGCAAAGAAAATCGTCCTGCAAACGGGTGTTTAAAAACCAATAAATCCAACCCTTCTTCTGGAAATGACTCAAGCAAAACTCTTAGTTCTTCTCTATGTTTAGAAAATTGCATTTTCAATTCCTCATACGAGATATCGCTAGTTGGTGGCGGCAGCTGTTTAGGCATTTTGAATTTTAACGATGATTTTAGCATCCATTTTAAAAACACAGCTCTCAACTGAGAAAATGCATCACGTGACTTCAATGAATCCAACCCTTGCATTTTCTTCTTTACATAACGCAGTGTACCCAACTCAGAAATAGACAAATGAGTCAACACTTGATTGACTGACCACAAGCCTTCCTTTTCGGGTATCGTCAAAAACCCAGAATCTACCCCATCCAAACGGCGAAATAAATCAAGCCTATTTTGCTCCAATACCTCAAAAGCCTTCAAAATTTCAGTTCTCATATGCATAAGTGTTATTTTATAATGATATCAAATAGGTTAAACACACAAAACCCGATACAAATATCTTATTCGTAATATTTGTATTTTTCAAATACTATAGGCAATTCAATGTTCTTTATTTAATACGTAATGTTGAATTTTTTATATTTTTTTAATTAATATAGCGGTCAAAATACATCACGATTTGTATTAATATTGTAATGGAAAAGTAACCACCACCACTTTAACATCAGGACATTCTTAATACAACAGCATGAACATTTTAGATATTTTAGCCCTGTTTATTTGCTTAGCGGGCATCTTTATCTACGTCAACACCTATTATTTGAAACTCCCTTCTTCTGTTGGGCTGATGATATTGGCTCTGGGGCTTTCTCTTGCCTTGTTGATCATAGAACAAATTATCCCAGAATTCAAATTAGGCACTGAGCGTATCTTAGCCGATTACGACTATCACGAGGTTCTGTATCAGTTAGTATTGAGCTTTATGCTTTTTGCTGGAGCACTCCAAATTGATTTCAAAAAACTTGCAGAGGAACGCACCCCTGTACTCATACTGGCACTCGTCGGTGTACTGATCTCTACCTTCATCATTGGTTCGGCCGTTTACTACCTATTACAGTGGATCAATATCCCGTTGGATTACATGTATTGTTTGGTATTTGGGGCCTTGATCTCTCCTACCGACCCGATAGCCGTCACAGCTACTATCAGAAAATACAGCCTATCTAAAAATTTAGAAACCAGAATTGCAGGAGAATCATTATTTAATGATGGCATCGCTGTGGTTATTACACTTACACTGCTTGATTTGGCTCACGCTGGTGAAGACCACTTCTTGGGCATCGTAGATATCGTCTGGGTATTTGGCACAGATATCACTGGAGGAATTGTAATTGGCCTATTCTTGGGATATCTCGGTTATAGAATATTAAAATACATTGACAATGACGAAGTAGAAGTAGAAGTATTGATGACTTTAGCCCTAGTTATGGCTGGTACTCAACTAGCAGAATTTGCACACGTAT contains the following coding sequences:
- a CDS encoding CopD family protein encodes the protein MTYLYLKSLHIIFVVTWFAGLFYMVRLFIYTTEAHHQEEPKRSILLEQLLLMQKRLWYIIAWPSAIITLIAGTWLAIESGFWTMPWFHLKVLFVIGLFLYHILCQKLYTQMTKGLFKYSSVQLRIWNEVATLFLFAIVFIVVLKSTLSWIWGVIGLVLIGILLMLGIKIYKKIRND
- a CDS encoding c-type cytochrome, coding for MIRTAAFIFGLFLSSLLFSCRSDNRYSGREAIKYDQYLFQGEQLYQAHCLNCHQKDGTGLGKLIPPLTTDFITSEMDLVICSIKHGLNGPIEVNGITYNGEMPSNPRLTPLEIAEIMTYITNTWGNEYGMVNISKVEKALANCN
- a CDS encoding DinB family protein, which translates into the protein MRTEILKAFEVLEQNRLDLFRRLDGVDSGFLTIPEKEGLWSVNQVLTHLSISELGTLRYVKKKMQGLDSLKSRDAFSQLRAVFLKWMLKSSLKFKMPKQLPPPTSDISYEELKMQFSKHREELRVLLESFPEEGLDLLVFKHPFAGRFSLLQTVAFLDHHFSHHLKQIDRILREVEDRGNSKD
- a CDS encoding cation:proton antiporter, whose product is MNILDILALFICLAGIFIYVNTYYLKLPSSVGLMILALGLSLALLIIEQIIPEFKLGTERILADYDYHEVLYQLVLSFMLFAGALQIDFKKLAEERTPVLILALVGVLISTFIIGSAVYYLLQWINIPLDYMYCLVFGALISPTDPIAVTATIRKYSLSKNLETRIAGESLFNDGIAVVITLTLLDLAHAGEDHFLGIVDIVWVFGTDITGGIVIGLFLGYLGYRILKYIDNDEVEVEVLMTLALVMAGTQLAEFAHVSAKQAVVVMGLVIGNEGKSGHVTSAAGDYVFKFWHLVEETLNAMLFVLIGLEMLIIPWRLDYFAAGFFAFNIVLFARYVSVSLPIAAMSTYRSFEKNTIHVLAWGGLRGGIPIALSLSLPEFEGKEVIITMTYTVVVCSVLYQGLTIPKLMRITFPKK
- a CDS encoding SixA phosphatase family protein produces the protein MNKELFLVRHAEADATNFDIKDIERPLTADGEIDASKLGKMMVDLLGTPDLILSSTAVRTRTTTAMLAEQLGYDPVNVDYDEDLYESSTRILLRVINELEDKNNKVVIVAHNPAITYLAEYVTGAVIGNVSPAGLVHLKFDGAWAEVSQNNMDLVKYYKPAARSENN
- the topA gene encoding type I DNA topoisomerase encodes the protein MSKNLVIVESPAKAKTIEGYLGKDYKVASSYGHVRDLQKGNNAIDIANGFTPTYEVSKDKKEVIRDLKKLAKAADTIYLASDDDREGEAISWHLQETLKLEESKTKRIVFHEITKNAISKAINNPRALNVDLVNAQQARRVLDRLVGFELSPILWKKIKTGLSAGRVQSVAVRLVVDREREIDAHQAVSAFKVTAEFSLDKGKILSAELPAKFKTKEEAETFVNDCVGASYDIKNLEKKPGKKTPAPPFTTSTIQQEASRKLGFSVARTMSVAQKLYEAGKISYMRTDSLNLSDEAIAGAKNEITSSYGEHFVKTRKYKTKNASAQEAHEAIRPTNFSDRSAGSDDSERRLYELIWKRAIASQMADAEIEKTVATIGISTRKEHLTATGEVVKFEGFLTVYTESTDDDTEEEENKGMLPPLEIGQDLDLNIMKAKEGFTRHAARYTEASLVKKMEEMGIGRPSTYAPTISTIQRREYVVKEARDGHERKYAEITLQNDKVVSSEKTEITGAEKNKLFPTNIAMIVNDFLVDYFPNVIDYSFTANVEKEFDEIAHGLKNWNAMIESFYGGFHKTVEETEQVERSEIGKVRELGDDPATGKPIIARMGRFGAMVQMGETSEDEEAEKPKYASLRKGQFLDNITLEDALELFKLPRQVGELEDKVMTAAIGRFGPYIRHDGKFVSIPKDMDPLQITADEAVELIMAKRKSDAEKFIKGFDENPDVQVLNGRWGPYIKFEKKNVKIPKDKEPTELTYAECVDLAEKTPDKKGRGATAKKKAPAKTTAKATKPKATKPKTTKAKKK
- a CDS encoding SCO family protein, which produces MIKNTFPSLLLISILLSCSQPYGKNELPVMGRQQIVEKEVNGQIVMDTVDHMIADFAFYDQDSTLISNETFKNKIYIADFFFTSCPTICPKMKKQLLRVYEKFEDTPEVAILSHTIDPKYDNVQVLHDYANALGVNSAKWHFVTGEEKDIYHIGEKSYMVTAGEDSEAPGGYIHSGAFLLIDNQRRIRGVYDGTMENQVDLLLADISVLLKEIRK
- a CDS encoding Crp/Fnr family transcriptional regulator, which codes for MKHNGADILLEFGEKILSSSQIIYQKDDYVFKANEPSDLIYFIEKGSVKVAKEGRDGEEVVKSILSEGSVFGEMSLAGQPRRTEYARVMSKDAIVRVLVVRELLDAAKLDETLFAYILGLMGRRIEKLDKRMEAITSKDSRTRIVEFLKELAIESGQKVGFETLIQNNFTHKDIANLTGTSRQTVTTTLNQLKEKNVINFDRRRILIRDVNLLV